A single Mercenaria mercenaria strain notata chromosome 9, MADL_Memer_1, whole genome shotgun sequence DNA region contains:
- the LOC123547140 gene encoding cholecystokinin receptor type A-like, whose product MAGLEEMTSLLDQSQNEIFFRLLPLIVFMAVVCVMGIIGNILTIIFYASSSRRSTSTIQIACLATVDLMVCVMIIPNIIEMAVNVKYNISFLCKLTHFFGLWTIASSCFILWVIALDRYRKICKPFAKQMTVKTTEYAVTAIVIGSFVLSVRNFVNFTAIDVNVAVSNSNETVKGRFCTTRDDAGYKISVTVFYAIDFLFVLVCLGTILITYSCIICTLLRLKRTKKRSKQQAHVGISSRAKASIREESDGSLEMSNFQSQTNASTSKTNNNLSFDDTASSSADFSQSRTTQAIGNGGMLSPISLRRTLHKMNFRKRKRRHKIGARSASERNLTFMMLTVSLLFVLCFFPYFVVKIIMRLVLKSGEEFELNVGIQFALRLVYLNSVFNPVVYCFFNPQFRSYIKGILLKCLRCQVMKK is encoded by the coding sequence ATGGCGGGTTTAGAAGAGATGACGTCATTGCTGGACCAGTCTCAGAATGAAATTTTCTTTCGTCTGCTGCCGCTGATCGTGTTTATGGCCGTCGTCTGTGTAATGGGGATAATTGGCAACATATTGACCATCATATTTTACGCTTCCAGCTCTAGACGTTCGACGTCCACCATACAGATAGCATGTCTTGCTACAGTGGACTTGATGGTTTGTGTGATGATAATTCCCAACATCATAGAAATGGCCGTCAATGTGAAATATAACATAAGCTTTTTATGCAAGCTTACACACTTTTTCGGTTTGTGGACAATCGCGAGTTCATGTTTCATTTTATGGGTCATTGCATTAGACAGATACAGGAAAATATGTAAACCGTTTGCAAAACAAATGACCGTGAAAACGACTGAATACGCTGTTACTGCAATAGTCATCGGTTCATTTGTGCTGTCTGTCcgaaattttgtcaattttaccGCTATAGATGTGAATGTAGCCGTATCCAATAGCAACGAGACAGTTAAAGGCCGCTTCTGTACAACAAGGGACGATGCTGGCTATAAAATTAGCGTTACTGTGTTTTATGCCATTGATTTCTTATTTGTGTTAGTGTGTTTAGGAACCATTTTAATTACATACTCGTGTATCATTTGTACTCTATTACGATTGAAGCGTACTAAGAAACGTTCCAAACAACAAGCGCACGTTGGCATAAGCTCGCGTGCAAAAGCAAGCATCAGAGAGGAGTCCGACGGTAGCCTCGAAATGTCGAATTTCCAAAGTCAGACTAATGCATCGACTAGTAAGACAAACAATAATCTCAGTTTTGATGACACAGCCAGCTCATCGGCAGATTTCAGCCAATCACGAACCACACAAGCAATCGGCAATGGCGGTATGCTTTCACCTATAAGTCTTCGGCGAACTCTCCATAAAATGAACTTCCGAAAACGGAAGCGACGCCATAAAATCGGCGCACGCAGCGCTTCGGAAAGAAATCTAACGTTCATGATGTTAACTGTCTCGCTTCTCTTTGTCCTGTGTTTCTTTCCATATTTTgtggtaaaaataataatgagaCTCGTGCTGAAATCAGGAGAAGAATTCGAACTGAATGTTGGCATTCAGTTTGCTCTTAGACTCGTTTATCTGAACAGTGTTTTCAATCCAGTCGTTTACTGCTTCTTTAATCCACAATTTAGAAGTTATATTAAAGGTATTTTGTTGAAATGTCTCAGATGTCAAGTgatgaaaaaataa
- the LOC123547995 gene encoding cholecystokinin receptor type A-like, which translates to MERISYENDTLLDQSQREVFLHLLPVIVCMAVVGIVGILGNILTIIFYAFKQKRSPSTIQIACLAAVDLMVCIMIIPNIIEMVVNVKFNQSFMCKFTHFLGLWTIASSCLILWIIALDRHRKICKPFAKQTTVRSTEYAITGIVVFSFFLSVRNFANFDSIKIDVPVTGTNRTISGQYCTTRDDSGYKISVSIFHSIDFVLLLMVWVTVIVTYTRVIYTLFRLRRTRKREIPSVHIEQSSHVKLNRRDETKDNVELHELKSQSDTQDSDTSELKYPADTLSSSTEFSTGDMTTLHSYSHSPAVSTATGKNHSHVVPSVSGGTFSHHSLRRTVCKLNTRKRKRRHKIAARSASERNLTYMMLTVSVLFILCFFPYFVIKIIMRLVLKSGEEFELAVGTQFALRLVYFNSVFNPVIYCFFNPQFRRYIKYTLLKCFQCAQNKMSSDS; encoded by the coding sequence ATGGAGCGTATAAGCTATGAAAATGATACTTTGCTTGATCAGTCACAAAGGGAAGTTTTCTTGCATCTGCTGCCTGTGATCGTGTGTATGGCTGTCGTCGGCATCGTCGGTATTCTCGGCAACATCCTTACTATCATCTTTTACGCCTTTAAACAAAAGCGTTCACCCTCTACCATACAGATAGCTTGTCTCGCCGCTGTAGACCTGATGGTATGCATTATGATCATTCCGAATATTATAGAAATGGTCGTTAACGTGAAATTTAACCAAAGCTTTATGTGTAAATTCACACACTTTCTAGGACTATGGACAATCGCCAGTTCTTGTTTAATCCTCTGGATTATTGCTTTGGACAGGCATAGGAAAATATGCAAACCATTTGCAAAGCAGACGACAGTAAGGTCAACTGAATATGCAATTACAGGGATTGTGGTTTTCTCATTTTTTCTCTCTGTGcgaaattttgcaaattttgacAGTATAAAGATTGATGTGCCTGTCACAGGTACCAACAGAACAATCAGTGGTCAATACTGTACAACCAGAGATGACTCCGGATACAAAATCAGTGTTTCGATATTTCACAGCATTGACTTTGTACTTTTATTGATGGTATGGGTAACAGTTATTGTTACATACACACGAGTTATTTATACACTTTTTAGACTGAGACGCACCAGGAAACGAGAAATTCCGAGTGTACATATAGAGCAGAGTTCTCATGTGAAACTTAACAGAAGAGATGAGACGAAGGACAACGTAGAGTTACATGAATTGAAGAGCCAGTCCGATACGCAAGACAGCGACACGTCTGAACTCAAATATCCAGCCGATACCCTATCCTCTTCTACCGAATTCAGCACTGGAGATATGACAACCCTCCACAGCTACAGTCATTCGCCAGCAGTATCAACAGCCACTGGTAAAAACCATTCTCATGTGGTTCCTTCTGTAAGCGGAGGAACATTTTCACATCACAGTCTGAGGAGAACTGTTTGCAAACTAAACACCCGGAAGCGGAAACGCCGCCATAAGATCGCCGCGCGCAGCGCATCGGAGAGAAATCTAACATACATGATGTTGACCGTCTCTGTTTTATTCATACTATGTTTCTTTCCATACtttgttatcaaaataataatgcgGTTGGTACTAAAGTCTGGAGAAGAGTTCGAATTGGCGGTTGGAACACAATTTGCTTTGAGGCTTGTGTATTTTAACAGTGTTTTCAATCCTGTCATCTATTGTTTCTTCAATCCACAGTTTAGGAGATATATAAAATATACgcttttgaaatgttttcagtGTGCTCAGAATAAAATGTCGTCTGATTCTTAA